A window of Polyodon spathula isolate WHYD16114869_AA chromosome 22, ASM1765450v1, whole genome shotgun sequence contains these coding sequences:
- the LOC121297131 gene encoding transcriptional activator MN1-like — protein MFGLEQFEHQISSRNVGHGHRNFNQPGLNMSAHYKNPTFHPSGPPGAVEQGMGTLNEPSMLGLNMNLNGEQYGFHPRGHSEIHAGGLQQQPMHGFFNNQQPHHGHPHGHHPHAHQHHPHFGGNFSGPDPSASCLHGGRLMGYNSSSMGPQQGFAEGFDPMAENQGAGGEGFGHQRPSNMPEFQHHNSQATNHAVPAPCLPLDQSPNRAASFHGVPSTTSSDAHSLEQRRMPAQAGVETLEYSYPSETPSGHFDMPVFSPSESDAQLPHYGAGRQVPGGNFPGNPAMPRAPGMPGISKAHPQQQHGVFFERFGNARKMSVGMEPGINARHPLMQQQQGGLLARQNSCPPAIPRQPPTEASAPNPNLQDNGVMMPGQHNQFEYPIHRLENRSMHPYSDPMFNMQQQPPQHPPNQRLQHFDTPYLNVAKRPRFDFPNNHNPENCATWNSNIHNPPGMENHLSPSAYPGLPGEFTPPVPEGFPPGPALQHTGPDQQSLQQRQNAAMMIKQMASRNQQQRMRQPSLQQLGHHGDVNQNSMVHGGQVGNMPQPNFERESGGRMANFDSQNPHMAQENTWFPGPHPPGEMIQRRMGTSNVPGEASPHEMNMQQNGANMLFRPGVNGMGMQEPMRMPGDGHVQALHSPGMQFGNTMGNLSQIQSPGAGVGLPNAPSDRRPPDFPTPPMGAQPGFPFSGTNRPGASHNNPPGVNASPGNYPSQSEFQQGQRSSVSKLGALSLGSFSKTNAKDNMFGQSCLAALSTACQNMIASLGAPNLNVTFNKKSQNEGKRKLSQTEQDINSTNAGATGNSSSGPEYFQSSASQNSQMPGAGNSNSKLSGQSGTSQPTQGEANLSPNYNMDATPVNEGKSAIGSGRGRGRRKRDSGHVSPGIFFDKFSSDCGNSVVSPGQQGPPASAVELGGGTPHDKPLTSPSWGKGSDLLLSDQPDLMSSLDSGIQSITKSDNSSPHVDFPDDVSTNYGNEDEVSSSSDNNIPKPNRSPLVTSSPKIQRGDHGLLNGQKQMGLGMLNNTTSTPDSYGLSSTGGGHPGTPGMEQVRTPSSTSTQDEIHPLEILQAQIQLQRQQFSITEDQPLAMKNKKPDCPSQNGDNELINCVTDGGKNAMSTIDLDSLMAEQHATWYIPSDKSLMEGQEDDKSMAPWEKTKPQNNNKEAQDLPQNKPSAAGQNGSHVQCLTVHCNEDMGEAKGRTPVPPWRSLHSDISNRFGTFVAALT, from the coding sequence ATGTTTGGGCTGGAACAGTTTGAACATCAGATCAGTAGCAGAAACGTTGGCCACGGACATAGAAACTTTAACCAGCCTGGACTGAACATGAGCGCCCACTACAAGAACCCGACTTTCCACCCATCAGGTCCGCCTGGAGCCGTGGAACAAGGCATGGGCACTTTGAACGAGCCCTCAATGCTGGGACTGAACATGAACCTAAACGGGGAGCAGTACGGCTTTCACCCCCGGGGACATTCTGAAATACACGCAGGGGGGCTGCAGCAGCAACCGATGCATGGCTTTTTTAACAACCAGCAACCTCACCACGGGCACCCGCATGGCCACCACCCTCATGCCCACCAACACCACCCCCACTTCGGGGGCAATTTCAGTGGACCTGATCCCAGCGCATCTTGCCTGCATGGAGGTCGACTTATGGgctacaacagcagcagcatgggGCCCCAGCAGGGCTTTGCGGAAGGTTTTGACCCTATGGCAGAAAATCAAGGTGCAGGAGGTGAGGGGTTTGGGCACCAGAGGCCAAGTAATATGCCTGAGTTTCAGCACCATAACTCCCAAGCCACCAACCACGCAGTTCCGGCTCCTTGCCTCCCGTTAGATCAATCACCAAACCGGGCTGCCTCATTCCATGGCGTTCCGTCCACCACTTCATCGGATGCCCACAGCCTTGAGCAGCGGAGAATGCCTGCTCAAGCTGGCGTGGAAACTTTGGAATACAGTTACCCCAGCGAGACCCCTTCAGGACACTTTGATATGCCAGTGTTTTCCCCATCAGAATCTGATGCACAGCTTCCTCACTACGGGGCTGGCAGGCAGGTACCTGGTGGCAACTTTCCTGGCAATCCAGCTATGCCAAGAGCACCAGGCATGCCAGGCATCTCTAAAGCCCACCCGCAGCAGCAGCATGGCGTTTTCTTTGAGAGGTTTGGAAATGCTCGAAAGATGTCTGTGGGAATGGAGCCTGGCATCAACGCAAGGCATCCATtgatgcagcagcagcaagggGGCTTGCTGGCCAGACAAAACTCTTGTCCTCCAGCCATCCCTAGGCAACCACCTACCGAGGCCAGTGCTCCTAACCCTAATCTGCAAGACAACGGGGTGATGATGCCAGGCCAACATAACCAGTTTGAATACCCCATTCACAGACTGGAGAACAGAAGTATGCACCCTTACAGTGATCCTATGTTTAATATGCAGCAGCAGCCACCTCAGCATCCACCAAACCAGAGACTGCAACACTTTGACACTCCCTATTTGAATGTGGCAAAGAGACCGAGGTTTGATTTTCCAAATAACCACAACCCTGAGAACTGTGCTACTTGGAACAGCAACATACACAACCCGCCGGGCATGGAAAACCACTTATCTCCATCTGCCTACCCTGGTCTTCCTGGGGAGTTTACCCCTCCTGTACCAGAGGGATTCCCACCGGGTCCCGCTCTGCAGCACACAGGCCCCGATCAGCAGTCTTTGCAGCAACGCCAAAATGCAGCAATGATGATTAAACAAATGGCTTCCAGAAACCAACAGCAAAGAATGAGGCAGCCTAGTCTCCAGCAGTTGGGTCACCATGGAGATGTCAATCAAAACAGCATGGTGCACGGCGGCCAAGTGGGAAATATGCCTCAGCCAAATTTTGAAAGGGAAAGTGGGGGAAGGATGGCTAACTTTGATTCCCAGAACCCACATATGGCTCAGGAGAATACCTGGTTTCCAGGTCCCCACCCTCCTGGAGAAATGATCCAGCGCAGGATGGGTACCTCCAATGTACCTGGAGAGGCCAGCCCACATGAAATGAATATGCAGCAGAATGGGGCAAATATGCTCTTTCGGCCTGGGGTCAATGGAATGGGCATGCAAGAGCCTATGAGGATGCCAGGAGATGGACATGTACAGGCTTTGCATTCCCCTGGCATGCAGTTTGGAAATACTATGGGCAACCTCTCCCAGATCCAGTCTCCCGGGGCTGGGGTTGGGCTCCCAAATGCACCGTCAGACCGAAGACCCCCAGACTTCCCCACACCACCTATGGGGGCACAGCCGGGTTTCCCTTTCAGTGGGACAAACAGACCGGGAGCTTCCCACAACAACCCCCCAGGTGTGAATGCTTCCCCCGGCAACTATCCTTCCCAGTCTGAGTTTCAGCAAGGCCAGCGCTCCTCTGTTAGTAAGTTGGGGGCACTTTCACTGGGGTCATTTAGTAAGACCAATGCGAAAGATAACATGTTTGGACAGAGCTGCCTGGCTGCCCTTTCGACAGCCTGCCAGAATATGATTGCCAGCCTGGGTGCCCCTAACCTCAATGTTACATTTAATAAGAAAAGCCAAAATGAAGGGAAGCGAAAGCTGAGTCAAACTGAGCAGGACATAAATAGCACGAATGCTGGAGCCACTGGCAACAGCAGCAGTGGGCCTGAATATTTCCAGAGCAGTGCCTCTCAGAACAGTCAGATGCCTGGTGCTGGGAATAGTAACAGCAAGCTCTCAGGTCAAAGTGGCACAAGTCAGCCTACCCAAGGGGAAGCTAACCTCTCCCCAAACTACAATATGGACGCTACCCCAGTGAACGAAGGGAAGTCAGCGATAGGGagtgggagggggagagggaggagaaaaAGGGACAGTGGGCATGTGAGCCCAGgaattttttttgacaaattttCCTCCGACTGTGGGAACTCAGTAGTGAGTCCAGGGCAGCAGGGCCCACCAGCAAGTGCTGTAGAGCTGGGTGGTGGAACCCCCCATGATAAACCCCTCACATCTCCCTCCTGGGGAAAGGGAAGTGATTTGCTGCTTAGCGACCAGCCGGACCTCATGTCCTCTTTGGACAGTGGGATTCAAAGTATAACAAAATCGGACAATAGCTCACCTCATGTTGATTTTCCAGATGATGTGAGCACAAATTATGGCAATGAAGATGAGGTGTCTTCTAGCTCAGACAACAACATACCCAAACCTAATAGGAGCCCTTTGGTCACCAGCTCCCCCAAAATACAAAGGGGTGACCATGGACTGCTTAACGGGCAGAAACAAATGGGTCTTGGTATGCTAAATAACACTACCTCTACTCCAGACAGCTATGGGCTCAGTAGCACTGGGGGCGGCCACCCTGGTACCCCGGGCATGGAGCAGGTCCGCACCCCGTCTAGCACATCGACGCAGGATGAGATTCACCCTTTAGAGATCCTCCAAGCACAGATCCAACTCCAGAGGCAACAGTTCAGCATAACGGAAGACCAGCCTCTTGCTATGAAGAACAAAAAGCCTGACTGCCCAAGCCAGAACGGGGATAATGAGTTGATCAATTGTGTCACGGATGGTGGCAAAAACGCCATGAGCACTATTGACCTTGACTCTCTGATGGCAGAACAACATGCTACCTGGTATATTCCCAGTGATAAGTCCTTGATGGAGGGCCAGGAAGATGACAAATCCATGGCACCATGGGAAAAGACAAAAcctcaaaataacaacaaagaag